Part of the Calliopsis andreniformis isolate RMS-2024a chromosome 12, iyCalAndr_principal, whole genome shotgun sequence genome, GGAAGCTTACGTAGGCGAAGAGAATAATAATCAGTTCCATGAATTTGTCAGTCACACACCTCTCCTATATCGGTACTTTCACAAAAGCCGAGGCTGTTGTGCGCAACACGTTTATAGTGAGTCACATCCAGGAGGATAATCGAATTCGTAAACGGAACCACTTGTCTCACGGTATTACGTCATAGAATTCCAGTGTTCTAAAATATGACGAATGTTgaaaccagaaatcttcaacgAGTGTCTTTCTGTGGTCTTTCCTGATACTCAATACCTTACCATTCAAATTTGGTAACTCCAAAAAAATTCTGACCGCAGTTAAAATTCGTCAAAGCTTTACGCGTTAATGGTGCAAGAGAATCAATGGATTTTTAGTTCAGAAACTGCTGTCAACGTGATTCCTCCGGGGATTTCGATCGAATACCTTTCAAACCTCTCTGGTAATTAATTTGAAGACGATACAGCGATCGACGAATTCCCTCGACATTTTCCCGCGTTATGCAAGCGCGGTTTGCACGAGCGATTTCCTCTGAGCTTCCATTTTCGCCGCTGTCGATCACTGTTAAATACCTTCCTCGACACTCATCTGTTTCACGCTCGATTCGATAATTACAGCTCGACACGCGTCTCGGCAGCCCCACTTGGACTATCATCCGTCAAATTGGAGGAATGTCTATCCTGTTGTCGTGCAAATTCAACGCCGTGGTTTCCCGCGCGCGAGCCAGTGGCGAGCCAGTGGCGAGCCGCTGATGAGATTCAACAGAACCGATGGCAATTTTTGTAATTATGTTTACTTATTAGCCTCGATTCCGGGATAACAAAAGTTGGGGAAAAAACATTTTATCCATTCAGTAGCGAGGCAATAACAGCGCGAGCCGTGtgtgtaaatattatttttagagtGCGTTCTAATACAGGAGCAAACAGTAGTATCGCGCGTGTGTTGCGTCAGAAGGTGTTTAATTAAGCGATTTGGAGCGCGCGAAGATTGTCGACAAAGTAATATATATGATGTATTAATGATTGTTACAAGTCAAGATGGTCCGTTGATGGAACGCAGAGGACTTGGGGGAATCTTATCGTTCTTGTTTTCTGTTTGCCTTAGAGGTGATCGCCTGAATTCACCTGAGCTCTACCTAATCTACACAATGCCAAGATTCAATGAAATGTTCGCGATAGATACGTTCGACGCGTGACGAATTGTAAATAGAAATATCGTCGTGGTAATATTTGTCGTCGACAAATTTGTTTTTTCTTTTACAGTGGGTAAGGCAATGGTGACTTTAGAGATTAGAAGTTTGAGTGATTAGAGACTCGAGAGCTTGGTgttttctttattatatttactcTACCTTTTTTTCAATTAGAGTTTTACGTTAGGATAGTGTGTTCTAGTCTGTTTGCACTTGTGGTTCGTCATACAGATTTGTTTTCTGGAACGTGGACCCCTTTTAATTCAGAGAAACTGTATTTCCTTGGAATGCAACATTGAAATAGTTTACGAAGAGACTAAAAGAAGTGGAGCAGAGTTTTCTGTTTCCTGGAATTCCGCTTTCACTGGCCCCTGTCCTTCTATTTGCTTATGAGAAATGTGTCTTGTTTGAATCAAGCAAATTGATCCCTGACCCCTGAATTTTCTGTTCACATGGAAACTCCTTTAGAAGGAAGCGAATTGCATTCCTTCCTAGATCGAGTCGAGTTACACCACAGAGAGGTCAAAACAGTCAGACAGGGTAGTAGAATTTCCTCTTTCCTGGAGTTTAAGTCGCCATCAACTACTTCTCAGTTTTCCATTTACTCTCAGAGGTGAGAGAAAATCTTTCCTCCAACAAACTACAAATTTACAAATTATATTTCTTTCTAATACAAAATTAAGACACATCATAAGGTTCATCAATTTCAAGAAATCTGATAGAGCGATATAATATCCCACCCCTTAGTTTCACGCCACAAACGCTAAATTTTTCATGTAGTTCCCAGAAACGCAAATCTCTTTTCAAAGAAGcgaatttattatttttctttaagGAATAACAAGTAGAGGCTACAGCTTCAAGGTGAGGAGCAGTTCTTTGAATTCCACACTCGAATAGCCCTCGATTTCCCATCGAATCATAAGAGCGACGTAAATCCCCATCAAGAGTAGCGGATTAACGAATAAGAAGGTCTCGATCCATAATTGCGATTTAATATACGACCGGCACTCGAATCGCGTGCCTCGATCGAATCGAGTGTCGCGTTATCAAGGGCCAACGACGCGATGGCGAGTATCTACTCGCGAGGCGGATGAATTGTGTCGAGAGAGGGGCGAGTGTACGCATACATTGGAACAGAGAGCAGAACGTTATATAACGAATTATCGAGGGCCTATATTACAGGTGTTTCTTAGAGAAAAGACCATTTTAACAAAGTGCGCGCTCCTTGGCGGTAAGTGAATCGCTCTATTTCGTTCTGTGCCTTAAACTACATGTTTTTGTCTGTGTCGAGACTTCTGTTTCCCCTTGTCACCTCGTTACCTCTCGTGGAGGAAATTTCGTGGACCGTTGGGTTACCTCTGACACCTTTCCAAGCTGGAGTGTGACTGTCAACGATCCGCGATTATCGTCGCAATTATCGCGATATTTATTTCCGCCCCGTGGAAATGTGTTGGTGTGGTGGGGGAATGAAAGACAAATGTTTATCGATCCTAAGAGAACCTTGTGTTTGACGAAAAATCGACTTCTTCGGCGCGAGGAAAGTCTTTAGATAACCGATTATCGATAGCTGGACTTTCCAAGTCCTACTCTTTTTCTTGCGCTTGAAGGGGAAACGCTGCAAAAGTGTACGATAGTCCAGAAATTTGAGACAGACTAGCAACTAAATTATTTTAGAGACAGAGACCCAAAATTTTGGAAATAactggctttaactattcgtaaTCCCCAGTGTCGTTAAATTAATCATGAATTTTCCCTCTggttaaaattttcattttaccGAACAGTGCTCAATAATTCACAGACTGAAGGAACAAAATGAAAATCGTGACGAGGGAAGATCGATAGTCTCCATTTCTCCTGTAGCCAATGTCTGGGGTGGTTACTCCGCAGGAATCTCCTAATTCGAGTTTTCAACCAGACATCGATCACTCGCTCCCGActcatcttcgctctgtactTCTCTAATCACGTAGTTTCCCATACCGTAACGATTTCCTAAGGAAGGTGATCCAGAATCGACGCATGCCTTATCGGTCGCGTCACAATCTCCCCTTCTCCCTGCTGTGACGTTCGTGCTGCTGGTAAACAATTGTTTCATTACAATCGATCACTTTCGTAGCTTCATGTAAGGTCATCGCGCGATCCTCGAGTCAGAGCCATTCACTTTTCGTCGATCTTCTCTATCACGAAAATTTTCAAGTGGAAACTTTTTATTAGCGCACAAACAAGCTCGATATACTCAGTCCTGCCCTCTTCGTTTCAAGATTACTCAGAAGCCACTGCGTTGTCAATCGAAGAGGGCAAAGAAAGCACAAATTTCCTCTGATAGGATATTTTTGCATAAAGAAAGGCAGCGATATAAAACAAGTTTATATTTCAGATAAAGTTTTATTGTTCGAAGCGTGCTAGGCAAGGCTATCGGGAAAGGTAATAGGTTTTCGAGTTTCATCGCGTATCGGCGTCGCTCAGACCTCCAAACAAGCTATTTCGCGATACTGCAGCATTGCTCTCGTTGTTATTGTACTTGTCACTATCGGAAGACAAGCTCTCGTTGCGAGTGCCTCGGTCAGCGACCAGAAACTCGCGAACTGCGTCAAGTTTCAGGGAGATTGTTGATGCGGCGCGCTTCGAACGATAGTTCGATAAATTGGATCTCGCTAGGACGAGAGATTTCTGGGTAGACGTTTATCTAGGGCATGAGAACAATTCCTCAGTCGCTGAACAAATATTCCACTCCTGAACAATTTGTCTCGAGCGAAGTTTGTCTTATCTTACGGCGATAAAATCCTTCTTTCGATCGAAACCGATACCGATCACGACGAATGAGGACGTTTAGAACTCTGAGGATCGATCAAGATTGTTTTCGAATTATTCTTTTGGGCTTGTTGGATTGATGAAGAGAGATCGACGTAGGGGAAGAATTCGATTAGTTTGAGTGGGTTGAGGTTTATCTGAAGAGATTTCCGTAGTTTGGTACTTAAGTGGTTGATATttggactgttggattttgacgtGCTGAAATTGTCTTGGAGATAGAAATAATGATAAAACCGTGCTTGGAAATTTCGGACAGTGagattttgagattatttggtACTCCTATTTAGGAATGGATGGCATTAAGGTTTTACGGTATCTTGATGCTCTCATGGTAATTGCATTTGGGAGATAAGAAACACAAATCTGCAGTACGTGTTTCCTGTCtctcaaatattattttaaataattggtcatcgtcataataaaaTCTGTGGAAATTGTAATTCGTTCTTAGAGATAAAGTCGCTGCAAATCTCAACTAATTCATTatcaaataattgcattcaTGATTGTCAATAACGTAATTGTGTCAAATCCTTGCAACGCCCTATTGATCACGTCGTTCAGCATCAACATAATCGTGCTACTGTTTACTTATAGATAGCACCACCCACTTGAATGAGAAATCTGGAAAGAAATGTGTATTATATAATTCTTTTCATGGAAAAGCTACATATCTCCGTCGTAATATTTATCTTTAAGTACCAGCTTGCAATAACGTCGATCAGGATTGTAAGACTAAGCAATTGTCAAGGTCCTGAACAACGGAACTCGTATCAATCAACACCGTTCGATAACACGCGTTATTCAAGTACAGTGGAATCTTCATTATCTGAAATAATAGATACACGATCGTTCGGATAAGGTGGAACCTTTTGAATAATAGAACACTCGCTCTTTTGATGTTTCTCATTCCTGATAGGTGACGCAAGCCATGTAGACAAAAATTAAGAGAAGTAACACATGAGACGAATATGAGAGTTCTCTCTCAGTGCTTGCATAAATTCTATTGACTAACACAGTGCATGCTCCAGAATCTTAGATCTCAGATTttacatagtaatcccaattttGAGTTAGATTTAGGAATCATGCATGATCTATACCAATATTTAAGAATCATCAGAAGACTTCTTTCACAATTCTTCATCAGGATATTTATCCAAGTATCCTCACTTCAGCTTATCATCGTGACGTGTCGCTCATTATCGAACAGGAACTCGAAAAGTTGTAAACAAAAAATGCTTCCGACTTGAAACGCGTGCTCCGTACCGCGTCTTCCTCGTCCTATGCATTTTCATCGATACAGCCTTCGGTAATTCCCCAGATTCCGCAAACCGATTAGCTTCGTTCCTTTTCGATCATTATCTATCAACACTGTAAATCTGATTCGATTACAATGTGTGCCATAATTGACGTCCTCTTTACGATAGACGCATGTGCTCGAGTTTTTGCGGTAATCTGTCTTCAAAGAGCCGTTTAAGAGAGGATTCGTAGTTTTTTGGACTTCTTCCGACTTTGTCGCGTTCCCTTTCCACTTCGAACTTCATGGATCTTTGTACAAATGTTTTTGTACAAATGTTACTTGAGAGAGGGATTTAAGGTAAACGATCCAGGGTTTCTTACTTCATTGAAGCTTCCTAGGCTTCTTGCTGCTTCTAAGATCGTTCTTCCTTTTGGAGAACCTTTGGATCTTTGGGTTCTTCGAGGACTTTTTCGCCTTTTTGACTCTTCAGTCTGATTTATTCTTCAAGACTCAGTAAAACATCAGTGCAAACAGAGAATTCATTTACAGCTGGTACGAGCATTATCTATAGACACACTTGGAATTCtccttttattttctatttaaaaatatgtTCGTCGATAGAGGATTTTTTGTTcctttctcttttttcttttttaataacgCTTCTACGTGGAAAAATACGGCATTTGTCGTGTTTCAccattattcaatattttcCAATCCCTTTTACTTTGGGTACACGGGTCGGTGACTTCGTTATTACACACGCGAAACAGGAGCCAGAATCCTGCtagtgagtattgatttttctgCAGAGGCTGGAAACaatagagagaaagagagaagaagATAGAGAATGGAAGATTCGCAAATGACGACGGATCAATTTAATCTTTCGTAATACAGTCCTTCCTAGCAAAGTGGACTTTCAATCACAATAAAAGCCGCGAATGTGGTCGAAAATATTGCTTTAGGTATAGATGTGCCATATAGGTAAAGAAGATAATAGGCTCAGTCGTGGAAGATCATATTATTGCACAATGTAAGGCTTGGAAAATGGGAAAtgaagagtatcgaggatgaagtTATCTTTTCTTTCATTCCTTTTTATATACCCCCTCGCTCGTCATACGTTTCTGGTTTTCTTCTTTTATTCGATCATCCCTTAAGTAATGTTTTTAAGTAAAAGACCTCTGATGAAATGATTAAAAAAGAATCCTAGATTCAACGACACAAAAATTGACAGAAAAAGAGAATTTGATTGTCTGTGGTAATCTGAGAATGAATGAAATTTTGTTCGTCATACAGGTGTCCTTCTAGTTTCTCGTTATCTACTCTAAACTTCGATATGACTCGATAAAAGTACGTAGTATCAGTTGGTGAACCATCGTCCTCTTCGTTGATGAGCATCGTACCTACGTAGCGAAAATTATCTCCATCGATCAAACACGGCAGATTCCACTCTCTAGTTTCTTGATCATTAGAAAAAGATATTTTATTGATGGCAAGCGGGAATATCCTATTGAATCGACACAAATGATACTTGGCATAAGCCAGAAAATATTCCATTCTTTATTCCATATTACTCAGAACTTTTTATTATACTCTGACTTTATCTTCGTGAACTGTATTATCGATTTTTCTCCTAAATATAACATGATAAGACCAGGCACGAGGAAAATTTATTCTACTGCATATCGATGCCCTTCATCTCTCCTGAAGCCACTGAAAATGGTCTCGAAATGAATTCTTTTACTGGTGGCGTCGAATTTCGGGAACAAAATAAGCTGTCGAGGTCGAAGAAAATTTCTCCCCTGAAATACGAGGCACTTCTTCAGTATCAGATCTTAGAAGAGGAACTCAGGGACGTAAATAGGACCCAAAGTATCCAAAACGAATTGGAAATTATTTCTCCTCCCGAAAGAAAGTAAAAAGATCTTCAGGGCGATAGAAATCGATCTACGACTCACTGTAAGTGCCTTTCAGTATGCTACCATTAGCAGAAGTACGCAGAAGTTGCGAGCACTGCAGGTTAGTTAGCCTTGACCCTGGTATGCTCAAGTAATCCAGAGTTCCATTCAAATTACTTCTTCTTGTTCCATTTGCATTTCTAACTTCATGCATAGATTTATCCTCGCAGGATTGAAATGGTAATTCCTTTTTCGTCCAAGTTTTCCTTGTTTCCAGCGCCACTTTAGTCCAGGGAATCTAAAATTACCTAACCAGGTAATAAAACGACTTATTATCTGAGTTTAAAGACAGTCTATTCTAATAATTAATACTAGGTGTAGGTGTTATCCTTTACCACTATCAACACATACCGATACTAGTAGAATACACCATTCTCGTCAGACTCTGTTCTACTGTAAAAGTATTCACATTCCCTTGAGAGTTTCTCTGAACGATAGTCATTCTCGAGAATACTCCAAACCCACTGTCCCtctcagaaaataaaaaaatgttgctTGTATCCCAATACGAACGCATCACTAAATAACTAATCACAAACCTAGAGCCACATAGAACCAATCACAGATTCCCAGTGACGCTTTCATACTCGAGCGATTGTCCCCCAATAAACCTAGTTTTCCAAAGAACCTCGCTCCACCTTAAAGTGGACAGGCCCCCTGACGATTACTAATGCTGCGCAACTTTCACAAACGATCAGACACAGCGCAGGGAAGCCCCGAAAGAAATCGCTTCACCCCACAAGTGGTCGGTGTTCGGGTTCAACCCCCGAGCGGATCGATGGTGGATCGAGCGCGCGACCTTGACACAGCGGGTTGTCTGTTGCAGGGTCGAGGACACGGGACGGTCATTGCGTTTTCCACGGGCAGGCGATTACGACGAGAGAGGATCGCGAATCGGTCGGTAgtagcagcaacaacagcagcaccAGAACCAGCGCCGCTGGAAAGAaggaggaagggagagagagaggtcGTCCGTTTATTGAGCGAGGaacagagaaagagagggagaaaTGGCCCCCACTCACGGCCACCACGGG contains:
- the LOC143185492 gene encoding uncharacterized protein LOC143185492; this translates as MRSYWDTSNIFLFSERDSGFGVFSRMTIVQRNSQGNVNTFTVEQSLTRMVYSTSIGNFRFPGLKWRWKQGKLGRKRNYHFNPARINLCMKLEMQMEQEEVI